A section of the Cervus canadensis isolate Bull #8, Minnesota chromosome 8, ASM1932006v1, whole genome shotgun sequence genome encodes:
- the SMNDC1 gene encoding survival of motor neuron-related-splicing factor 30 isoform X1 → MSEDLAKQLASYKAQLQQVEAALSGNGENEDLLKLKKDLQEVIELTKDLLSTQPSETLASSDNFASTQPTHSWKVGDKCMAIWSEDGQCYEAEIEEIDEENGTAAITFAGYGNAEVTPLLNLKPVEEGRKAKEDSGNKPMSKKEMIAQQREYKKKKALKKAQRIKELEQEREDQKVKWQQFNNRAYSKNKKGQVKRSIFASPESVTGKVGVGTCGIADKPMTQYQDTSKYNVRHLMPQ, encoded by the exons ATGTCAGAGGATCTAGCAAAGCAGCTGGCAAGCTACAAAGCTCAACTCCAGCAAGTTGAGGCTGCACTGtctggaaatggagaaaatgaagatttactaaaattaaagaaagatttaCAA gaGGTTATTGAACTAACCAAAGACCTTCTATCAACTCAGCCTTCTGAAACTCTGGCAAGTTCAGACAACTTTGCTTCTACTCAGCCCACTCATTCATGGAAAGTGGGAGACAAGTGTATGGCAATCTGGAGTGAAGATGGACA GTGTTACGAAGCGGAGATTGAGGAGATAGACGAAGAAAACGGCACCGCTGCGATCACTTTCGCTGGCTATGGCAATGCTGAGGTGACTCCACTGTTGAACCTCAAGCCtgtagaagaaggaaggaaggcaaaggAGGACAGTGGCAACAAACCCATGTCAAA aaaagaaatgattgCCCAGCAGCGtgaatataaaaagaagaaagctttGAAAAAAGCACAGAGAATAAAAGAACTTGAACAAGAAAGAGAGGACCAGAAGGTGAAATGGCAACAGTTCAACAACAGAGCctattctaaaaacaaaaaaggccaG gtAAAGAGGAGTATTTTTGCTTCACCTGAGAGCGTCACTGGCAAAGTTGGAGTGGGAACTTGTGGAATCGCTGATAAACCTATGACACAGTATCAGGATACCTCCAAATACAATGTTCGGCATTTGATGCCACAATAG
- the SMNDC1 gene encoding survival of motor neuron-related-splicing factor 30 isoform X2, with product MEVIELTKDLLSTQPSETLASSDNFASTQPTHSWKVGDKCMAIWSEDGQCYEAEIEEIDEENGTAAITFAGYGNAEVTPLLNLKPVEEGRKAKEDSGNKPMSKKEMIAQQREYKKKKALKKAQRIKELEQEREDQKVKWQQFNNRAYSKNKKGQVKRSIFASPESVTGKVGVGTCGIADKPMTQYQDTSKYNVRHLMPQ from the exons ATG gaGGTTATTGAACTAACCAAAGACCTTCTATCAACTCAGCCTTCTGAAACTCTGGCAAGTTCAGACAACTTTGCTTCTACTCAGCCCACTCATTCATGGAAAGTGGGAGACAAGTGTATGGCAATCTGGAGTGAAGATGGACA GTGTTACGAAGCGGAGATTGAGGAGATAGACGAAGAAAACGGCACCGCTGCGATCACTTTCGCTGGCTATGGCAATGCTGAGGTGACTCCACTGTTGAACCTCAAGCCtgtagaagaaggaaggaaggcaaaggAGGACAGTGGCAACAAACCCATGTCAAA aaaagaaatgattgCCCAGCAGCGtgaatataaaaagaagaaagctttGAAAAAAGCACAGAGAATAAAAGAACTTGAACAAGAAAGAGAGGACCAGAAGGTGAAATGGCAACAGTTCAACAACAGAGCctattctaaaaacaaaaaaggccaG gtAAAGAGGAGTATTTTTGCTTCACCTGAGAGCGTCACTGGCAAAGTTGGAGTGGGAACTTGTGGAATCGCTGATAAACCTATGACACAGTATCAGGATACCTCCAAATACAATGTTCGGCATTTGATGCCACAATAG